The nucleotide window AACGGGTACGCCGAGGTGGCCACGTTGGCGGCCTGGAACCAGGTGAAGCAGGCCGCCGCAACCGCGTGCGGCAGTTGCAGGCCACCGACCGTGGCGTCCAGCCCGGCGGTGAGCAGGCCCGTCTCGGCGAAGCTGTCCAACGCCGCGCGGACCTGCGGGATCAGCCGCACCCGCTGCCCGTCGAAGGTGGGCTCGGCGAGGTCGGCGGCGCGGTTGTGCGGGGCGAACTGCTCGGTTGCCACCCGCTCGGCGAGGTCCAGGGCGTCGTCGAAGGTCTCCCGGGAGTGCTCCGCGTAGCGGGGACGCTCGACGAGTTCGGACACCCGCAGCCACTCGTGCAGCAGGAAGTCGAGGTCACGGCGGGAGAGCAGGGTGGATGGCACGGCACTCCTCAGCGGGCACAGGGGCGGGGCGGGCCGGGGCGACGGCCCACGGTCGCCCCGGCCCATCCTGGCCGATCGACCGGGCGCACACCACCGGCCGGGGTCGGGTTCGACGAGCGGAACTTGTCACACCGACCGACTAACGTCGTTGCCCGTGATCGCGCCCGGAGACGTCCCGCCCGAGGTCCTCGACCGGCTGCGGCCGATCTATCTCCTGAAGGCGCGTGAGGTACAGGACGAAAATGCGGTGTCTGCCAGTGCGAGTGTCACCTGAGTCGGCCATGAACCCATGGCAGGCTGTGGTCGTGCTGCTTCGGTACAACTACCGCGTCTATCCGACGTCTGGTCAGCAGGATGCGTTGGCGCGGGCGTTCGGGTGTGCGCGGGTGGTGTTCAACGATGGGCTGCGCGCTCGTCAGCAGGCGCGGGAGGCTGGCCTGCTGTACGTGACGGACGCCGAGCTGTCCCGGCAGGTCAAGGCGGCGAAACTCACTCCGGAGCGTGCGTGGTTGGGTGAGGTGTCGTCGGTGGTGTTGCAGCAGGCTCTCGCGGACCTGAACACCGCGTACCGCAACTTCTTCACCTCGATCAACGGTAAGCGCAAGGGCCGTAAAGTGGCTCCGCCTCGGTTCCGGTCGCTTAAGGACAACCGGCAGGCCATCCGGTTCACGGCCAACGCCCGGTTCAAGGTGCTGGACAACGGGCGGCTCAGGCTGCCGAAGGTCGGCGACGTGCAGGTGCGTTGGTCGCGGACGCTGCCCGCTGTGCCGACGTCGGTGACGGTTATCCGGGACGCGGCGGGTCGGTACTTCGCGTCGTTTGTCGTGCAGACCACGGATCAGCCGCTGCCGTCGGCCGCGTCCGAGGTGGGTATCGACCTGGGCCTGACGCATTTCGCGGTCATGTCCGACGGTACGAAGGTGACCGCGCCGAAGTTCCTGCGTCGCGCGGCACGCAAGCTGAAGCGGTTGCAGCAGGACCTGTCCCGCAAGACCAAGGGCAGCAACCGGCGTAAGAAGGCCGTGGTGAAGGTTGCCCGCGCCCATGCGCGGGTGGCCGACACCCGGCGGGACTGGCAGCACAAGCTGTCCACGGCGATCATCCGCGACAACCAAGCGGTGTACGTCGAGGACCTGTGCGTGAGCGGGCTTGGCCGCACGCGGCTGGCGAAGTCGGTGCACGACGCCGGGTGGACACAGTTCACGACCATGCTGGAATACAAGGCTGCCCGGTACGGGCGCACCTTCGCTCGGGTGGACCGGTTCTTCCCGTCCACCCGGATGTGCTCGGACTGCGGCCGGATCACCGACAAGATGACGCTGAACGTTCGTGCGTGGGTCTGCCCGTGTGGCAGTCACCACGACCGGGACGTGAACGCCGCCAGGAACATCAGGGCCGCCGGACGGGCGGACCTCAACGACCGTGGAGCGCAGGTAAGACCGGCATCCGTGCCGGCACCGCGCAGCGAAGCGGTAACCCACCGGGAGCCTGCCCCTTCGGGGGCATAGCAGACCGGAATCTCCGCCCTACAGGGCGCAGAGGACGTCAATGCGTGATGGCCCCGAAGCGGCTCGCCGCCCGGGTCGGCCCCCCGGCACCGCCGACCGGCTGAGCACCGAGGGCGCCCTTGCATCGGCTGAGCGCCGGCGGCGTCCCGCGACCGGCGGTTTCGGCCGGCACGCTCCGGGAATACCGCGCGGGATGGCCGCAGCCGCCGGTTATCCGGCTGAAGCCGAGGCGCCGCCGGGCGGGTGAGGAGCAGGTCGATGTCGTCGCTGCCCACCGAGGAGGATCACCGGTTGACGCCGGTGCTCCAGGAAGACCGGGTGTTCACGGGCGTGACCACGGTGCGCGGGCGGGTGTTCCTGAGCTACCCGTCGGCGGATCGGCCCGGCGTGCAGGTGGTGGAGGCGCTGCCGGACGGCCGTCGTCTCCCGTACCCCGACGGCGCGTGGAACCGCGCTGACCATCCGCCGAGCGGGGCGTTCGTGCACGTCAACGGGTTGCGCGTCGGCCCGGACGGCCGGTTGTGGATCGTCGACTCGGGTTCGCCGCAAGTCGGCGGCGCGCAGGTGCCGGGCGGCGCTCGGCTGATCGTTGTCGACCCGGACGACGACCACGTGAAGCGGGTCTACCACCTCGACGAGGCCGTGCACCCGGGCAGCTACATCGACGACGTCCGCTTTAACG belongs to Micromonospora ureilytica and includes:
- a CDS encoding RNA-guided endonuclease InsQ/TnpB family protein, whose amino-acid sequence is MLLRYNYRVYPTSGQQDALARAFGCARVVFNDGLRARQQAREAGLLYVTDAELSRQVKAAKLTPERAWLGEVSSVVLQQALADLNTAYRNFFTSINGKRKGRKVAPPRFRSLKDNRQAIRFTANARFKVLDNGRLRLPKVGDVQVRWSRTLPAVPTSVTVIRDAAGRYFASFVVQTTDQPLPSAASEVGIDLGLTHFAVMSDGTKVTAPKFLRRAARKLKRLQQDLSRKTKGSNRRKKAVVKVARAHARVADTRRDWQHKLSTAIIRDNQAVYVEDLCVSGLGRTRLAKSVHDAGWTQFTTMLEYKAARYGRTFARVDRFFPSTRMCSDCGRITDKMTLNVRAWVCPCGSHHDRDVNAARNIRAAGRADLNDRGAQVRPASVPAPRSEAVTHREPAPSGA